A region of Homo sapiens chromosome X, GRCh38.p14 Primary Assembly DNA encodes the following proteins:
- the ERVFC1 gene encoding endogenous retrovirus group FC1 Env polyprotein — MARPSPLCLLLLLTLLTPIVPSNSLLTEPPFRWRFYLHETWTQGNRLSTVTLATVDCQPHGCQAQVTFNFTSFKSVLRGWSNPTICFVYDQTHSNCRDYWVDTNGGCPYAYCRMHVTQLHTAKKLQHTYRLTSDGRTTYFLTIPDPWDSRWVSGVTGRLYRWPTDSYPVGKLRIFLTYIRVIPQVLSNLKDQADNIKHQEEVINTLVQSHPKADMVTYDDKAEAGPFSWITLVRHGARLVNMAGLVNLSHCFLCTALSQPPLVAVPLPQAFNTSGNHTAHPSGVFSEQVPLFRDPLQPQFPFCYTTPNSSWCNQTYSGSLSNLSAPAGGYFWCNFTLTKHLNISSNNTLSRNLCLPISLVPRLTLYSEAELSSLVNPPMRQKRAVFPPLVIGVSLTSSLVASGLGTGAIVHFISSSQDLSIKLQMAIEASAESLASLQRQITSVAKVAMQNRRALDLLTADKGGTCMFLGEECCYYINESGLVETSLLTLDKIRDGLHRPSSTPNYGGGWWQSPLTTWIIPFISPILIICLLLLIAPCVLKFIKNRISEVSRVTVNQMLLHPYSRLPTSEDHYDDALTQQEAAR, encoded by the coding sequence ATGGCCAGACCTTCCCCACTATGCCTCCTACTCCTCCTGACCCTCCTAACCCCCATAGTGCCCAGTAACTCCCTCCTAACTGAACCCCCGTTCCGATGGAGGTTCTACCTGCATGAGACTTGGACCCAAGGCAACCGGCTCTCCACTGTCACACTGGCAACGGTGGACTGCCAACCTCACGGTTGTCAGGCCCAAGTAACTTTTAACTTCACTTCCTTTAAAAGTGTTCTGCGGGGCTGGTCCAATCCCACCATCTGCTTTGTCTATGATCAAACACACAGCAACTGCCGCGACTATTGGGTGGACACAAACGGAGGATGCCCCTATGCCTATTGTCGTATGCATGTGACCCAGCTCCATACCGCCAAGAAACTCCAACACACCTATCGCCTGACATCTGATGGAAGGACAACTTACTTCCTGACCATCCCAGACCCATGGGATTCTCGGTGGGTCAGTGGAGTCACTGGTCGACTGTACCGGTGGCCCACCGACTCCTACCCAGTTGGCAAACTCCGGATATTCCTGACTTATATACGAGTTATCCCCCAGGTTTTGTCTAATTTAAAGGACCAAGCAGACAACATTAAGCATCAGGAAGAGGTCATCAATACTTTGGTGCAGTCCCATCCGAAGGCTGACATGGTCACCTATGAtgacaaggctgaggcaggaccgTTTTCATGGATAACCCTAGTCCGCCACGGGGCTCGCCTTGTTAATATGGCAGGCCTAGTTAATCTCTCCCACTGTTTCCTTTGCACCGCCCTCAGCCAACCACCACTAGTAGCTGTACCCCTACCCCAGGCTTTTAACACCTCTGGTAACCACACTGCCCACCCTTCCGGCGTCTTCTCTGAGCAGGTCCCTCTTTTCCGAGACCCCCTCCAGCCCCAGTTCCCCTTCTGCTACACCACTCCTAACTCATCCTGGTGCAACCAGACCTATTCTGGCTCCCTATCTAACCTCTCTGCACCGGCAGGTGGCTACTTCTGGTGTAACTTCACCCTTACAAAACATCTTAATATTTCCTCTAACAATACCCTTTCTAGAAACTTATGCCTCCCCATCTCTCTGGTGCCTCGACTCACTCTGTACAGCGAGGCTGAACTCTCTTCCCTTGTCAACCCGCCTATGCGTCAGAAGCGGGCCGTTTTCCCACCGCTGGTAATAGGTGTCTCCTTGACCTCCTCACTTGTTGCCTCCGGGCTGGGCACAGGTGCTATTGTACATTTCATAAGCTCTTCCCAAGATCTCTCTATTAAGCTCCAGATGGCCATCGAAGCCTCAGCCGAATCCTTAGCCTCTCTACAGAGACAGATTACGTCTGTGGCCAAGGTGGCCATGCAGAACCGGAGAGCCCTAGATCTCCTCACAGCCGACAAAGGCGGAACCTGCATGTTTCTCGGGGAAGAGTGCTGTTATTACATCAATGAATCAGGCTTAGTAGAAACCAGCCTCCTCACCCTTGATAAAATCCGGGACGGTCTCCATCGACCCTCCTCAACTCCCAACTATGGAGGAGGGTGGTGGCAATCCCCTTTAACCACTTGGATTATCCCTTTCATAAGCCCCATCCTAATCATTTGCCTTTTACTTCTCATAGCCCCCTGTGTCCTCAAGTTCATCAAAAACCGCATCAGCGAAGTCTCCCGGGTGACGGTCAACCAAATGTTACTACACCCTTACTCCCGTCTTCCGACCTCCGAAGACCACTATGACGACGCCCTCACTCAGCAGGAAGCAGCCAGATGA